A DNA window from Helianthus annuus cultivar XRQ/B chromosome 15, HanXRQr2.0-SUNRISE, whole genome shotgun sequence contains the following coding sequences:
- the LOC110911219 gene encoding ankyrin-1, translating to MMMFVHSGTGAGFLTAKQQVFPVDYEADVSHRLLDSTLSGDLKSAFDCIHDPYVDVNFVGAVSLKFRTAEVQCGDESENVVRFEYQEFKSDVTALFVAVHTGNVTLVRKLLSRGADVNQKLFRGFSLTAAVREGHLEIFEILLKAGASQQSCEEALLEASCHGRDGIFIELLMASDLIRPNVAVHALVIACCRGFIDVVDVLLKCGVDINASARVLLCSSKPSLHTNINCTPLVAAVVSRQVAVVRQLLQAGANVNMKVQLGAWSWDTNSGDEFRVGAGLAEPYPITWCAVEYFEATGSILQMLLQRISPATCHNGRSLLHHAVLCGNTRAVNTLLKCGSDIEHPVKTTQNDETRPVHMAARLGYPSVLQLLIDSGCDINSRTKKNGETALMICARFKQEECLRGLTKAGADLGLTSLTGQSAQSIAESNCWFLGFEKAVLDTIRSGTVVPASSNTAIFSPLMFVAHSGDIQALKALISRDDIHLDEQDENGFSALMVTATRGDIEAFRLLVYAGCDVKLTNKAGETAISLSKMNENSDMFEKVMIEFTLEKGSQNARGFYPLHYAARHGDTNAVKLLTSRGYDVNIPDGDGYTPLMLAARENNGQMCELLISCGSVCGYKNSNGETALLLARKHASDEAEGVILDELARVLVLSGGNVLKHTKGGRGSSHVKELKMTCEGVLRWGNSSRRNVVCRDAEVGPSVGFVRRRGKKGDGDVAGVFRVVTVKKKEVHFVCDGGLEMAKLWIRGIKLVTREAIKW from the exons ATGATGATGTTCGTTCACTCCGGCACCGGCGCCGGTTTCCTCACCGCAAAACAACAGGTTTTCCCCGTCGACTACGAGGCCGACGTCTCTCACCGCCTCCTTGATTCTACACTCTCCGGCGACCTCAAATCGGCGTTTGACTGCATTCACGATCCCTACGTTGACGTCAACTTCGTCGGCGCTGTTTCGTTGAAGTTCCGTACGGCGGAGGTTCAGTGCGGCGATGAATCGGAGAATGTGGTGAGGTTTGAATATCAGGAGTTCAAATCTGACGTCACTGCTTTGTTCGTTGCTGTTCATACTGGAAATGTGACGCTCGTTAGAAAATTACTG AGTCGTGGAGCCGATGTGAATCAGAAACTATTTAGAGGCTTTTCATTGACAGCGGCTGTACGTGAGGGCCACCTTGAGATCTTTGAGATCTTACTCAAAGCCGGTGCATCTCAACAGTCTTGTGAGGAAGCTCTGTTAGAGGCCAGCTGTCACGGGCGAGATGGGATATTTATCGAGTTGCTAATGGCTTCTGATCTGATACGGCCCAATGTTGCTGTTCATGCACTTGTCATTGCATGCTGCAGAGGATTTATAGATGTGGTTGATGTTCTCTTGAAG TGTGGTGTAGATATAAATGCATCTGCTAGAGTGTTGCTCTGCTCATCTAAGCCTTCTCTCCATACAAACATCAACTGTACACCCCTTGTGGCAGCAGTTGTTAGTAGACAGGTTGCTGTTGTTCGTCAATTATTACAG GCTGGGGCCAATGTCAACATGAAGGTCCAGTTAGGAGCATGGTCATGGGATACAAATTCCGGTGACGAGTTTCGTGTTGGTGCCGGACTAGCAGAACCCTATCCTATTACTTGGTGTGCAGTGGAGTACTTTGAAGCTACCGGTTCCATATTGCAAATGTTACTACAACGCATCTCGCCCGCCACGTGTCACAACGGCAGAAGTCTCCTTCATCATGCGGTCCTTTGCGGTAACACAAGAGCTGTAAACACACTACTAAAATGCGGGTCTGACATTGAACATCCAGTCAAAACCACACAAAATGACGAAACAAGACCCGTTCACATGGCTGCACGCCTCGGATATCCATCAGTTCTTCAGCTGTTAATCGACTCTGGCTGTGATATCAACTCGAGAACTAAAAAGAACGGTGAAACCGCGCTGATGATATGTGCTAGATTCAAACAGGAAGAGTGTCTCCGAGGGTTGACTAAAGCTGGTGCTGACCTTGGTTTGACCAGTTTGACCGGTCAATCTGCCCAGTCAATAGCCGAGTCAAATTGTTGGTTTCTTGGCTTTGAAAAAGCAGTGCTGGATACCATTAGATCCGGAACAGTAGTACCGGCATCTAGTAACACTGCAATCTTTTCCCCTTTAATGTTCGTAGCTCATTCAGGAGATATACAAGCTCTAAAAGCTTTAATCTCTCGTGACGATATTCATCTCGACGAGCAAGATGAAAATGGGTTTTCAGCGCTTATGGTGACTGCAACAAGAGGTGACATTGAAGCCTTTAGGCTTCTTGTCTATGCAGGATGCGACGTAAAGCTGACAAACAAAGCCGGTGAGACCGCAATCTCTCTATCGAAAATGAACGAGAATTCCGACATGTTTGAGAAAGTAATGATTGAATTCACGCTAGAAAAAGGTAGCCAAAATGCCAGAGGTTTTTACCCTCTACACTACGCGGCTCGCCACGGCGACACGAATGCTGTCAAACTGTTGACCAGCAGAGGATACGACGTAAACATCCCCGATGGGGATGGATACACGCCTCTCATGTTAGCAGCAAGAGAAAACAACGGACAAATGTGCGAGTTGTTAATCTCGTGCGGGTCCGTCTGCGGTTACAAGAACTCAAACGGCGAAACCGCGCTCTTACTGGCGCGAAAACATGCATCGGATGAGGCGGAGGGTGTGATATTGGACGAGCTTGCTAGGGTGCTAGTTCTTAGTGGGGGGAATGTGTTGAAACATACGAAAGGAGGACGGGGAAGTTCACATGTGAAAGAGTTGAAAATGACGTGTGAGGGGGTGTTGAGATGGGGGAATTCCAGTAGGAGAAACGTTGTTTGTCGGGATGCTGAGGTGGGACCCAGTGTAGGGTTTGTGAGGCGTAGGGGGAAGAAGGGTGATGGTGACGTGGCAGGGGTTTTTCGAGTCGTAACGGTGAAGAAGAAAGAGGTTCATTTTGTTTGTGATGGTGGGTTAGAAATGGCTAAGTTGTGGATTAGGGGGATAAAGCTTGTGACGAGAGAGGCTATTAAGTGGTGA